The genomic DNA CAATGCCTTCTAATAATGTTTTTGATAGGCAAGAAAATACATATAAAGAATTTGTATTACCTTCTTATGTCAGTAAAAGAATTGCAGTAGAAGCAAGTATAAAAGATTTTTGGTATAAATATGTAGGAATAAATGGTTTGATTATTGGTATGGAAACATTTGGAAAATCAGCTCCAGCTGATATTTTATTTGAAAAATTTGGTTTCACTGTAAAAAATATAGTCAATAAAACAAAAAAATTTTTAAAACATTAATTTTTTCAACTATTATAAATAGTTATAAGGGGCTTTTAGCCCCATTTGATCGTTTTAAATATTGAAAATTATAAAAAGCATTTTAAAGAGAATAACATGATTGACTCAGTAATTGAATTAACGAAAAAATTAATTCGAATTCCATCTATAAGTCCAAAAGATTTAGGTTGCCAAGATATTATGATACACTTTCTATCTAATCTTGGATTTAAAATAAAAAAAATTAAGATTAACGATACAACAAATTTTTGGGCTACCAGAGGAACAGGAAAAACTTTAACTTTTGCTGGTCATACAGATGTAGTTTCACCTGGAGAATATAAATATTGGGATAATCATCCATTTAATCCTATAGTCCAAAATGGTGTTTTGTTTGGGAGAGGCGCTTCAGACATGAAAGGCGCTTTAGCTGCTATGTTGATAGCTTCTAAAAAATTTATAACACAACATCCTTATCATAAGGGTCGTTTATCTTTTTTAATTACTTCAGATGAAGAATCATCTGCTATTGATGGCACAAAAAAAGTTGTAGATTATTTAATTTCTAAAAAAGATTTAATTGACTACTGTATCGTAGGAGAGCCTACTAGCTATAGTAAAGTTGGCGATTGTATAAAGAATGGTCGACGTGGTTCTTTAAATGCTAATTTAAAAATTTTAGGTATTCAAGGACATATTGCATATCCAAATTTTGCGGATAATCCAATTCATAAAGGATTACCTATTATTTTACAGTTATTAGCTATGCCGTTAGATCAAGGTAATAATTTTTTTTCACCAACTATTATGAATATTTCAAATATTCATGCGGGAAACGGAAGTGATAATATTATTCCAGGATCTTTATTAGTACAGTTTAACTTTCGTTTTAGTAATGAAATATCTGAAAATCAAATTAAATCAAATTTTCTAAAAATATTAGATAAAAATAATATTAATTATTCGATCAAATGGAATTTATCTGGCCTTCCATATCTTACAAAAAATAGTTTATTGGAAAATACTGTGATTGAATCTATTTTAAATATTACCAAAAAT from Buchnera aphidicola (Aphis aurantii) includes the following:
- the dapE gene encoding succinyl-diaminopimelate desuccinylase yields the protein MIDSVIELTKKLIRIPSISPKDLGCQDIMIHFLSNLGFKIKKIKINDTTNFWATRGTGKTLTFAGHTDVVSPGEYKYWDNHPFNPIVQNGVLFGRGASDMKGALAAMLIASKKFITQHPYHKGRLSFLITSDEESSAIDGTKKVVDYLISKKDLIDYCIVGEPTSYSKVGDCIKNGRRGSLNANLKILGIQGHIAYPNFADNPIHKGLPIILQLLAMPLDQGNNFFSPTIMNISNIHAGNGSDNIIPGSLLVQFNFRFSNEISENQIKSNFLKILDKNNINYSIKWNLSGLPYLTKNSLLENTVIESILNITKNKPILSTDGGTSDGRFIAKLNSQIIELGLLNKTIHKVNECVKISDLKILTLIYENIIKKLLV